In the genome of Thermosphaera aggregans DSM 11486, one region contains:
- a CDS encoding ABC transporter ATP-binding protein — MVKEPLVRLENISKIYPDGVKALDNVSLEVYPGEILGLLGENGAGKTTLMRILYGEIKPSSGKIYIRNREVVLHGPWDALKHGIRMIYQHFSLIDEFTVIENMHLFMSTINRKVTIDETRKKAEELLKTLGFQIPLDEPVGRLPIGVQQKVEIVKSLVTGAEILILDEPTSVLNPIEIEELFRLIRTLREKHVSIIFISHKLREIKELTNRVVVLRKGRIVGEAETANIDESTLAKMMIGEELHMLNQAGKTSLNNRSKEILVLENIQVKGDKEQSTLKGISLKIHCGEVVGVVGIQGNGQKELAEAIIGLRKPIKGRILFEDEDITGLSVEERLKRGISFIPESRKIGLVGEMDVSANVLLTNHVFLTNRFGIIMTRELENLSVKVMKDYEVLAVSPRVLVKHLSGGNQQKIMTGRELVKNPKLLIAMEPTQGLDVKSTQQIRQLLLDHRNKGGAVLLISADLEELLLLSDRLVVMFNGRITAEGTPNEFTVEKIGLCMGGSC, encoded by the coding sequence ATGGTAAAAGAGCCCCTTGTCAGGCTTGAAAACATAAGCAAAATTTATCCTGACGGAGTTAAAGCTTTGGATAACGTATCCCTCGAAGTATATCCAGGCGAAATACTCGGCCTTCTAGGCGAGAACGGTGCAGGCAAAACTACTTTGATGAGAATTTTGTACGGTGAGATTAAGCCCTCCTCGGGTAAAATCTATATAAGGAACCGGGAGGTAGTCCTTCACGGCCCATGGGATGCTTTGAAGCACGGGATAAGGATGATATATCAACACTTCTCGTTAATAGATGAATTCACCGTAATTGAAAACATGCATCTATTCATGAGCACTATCAATAGAAAAGTAACAATTGATGAAACACGCAAAAAGGCAGAGGAACTTCTTAAGACCCTGGGGTTTCAAATCCCTTTGGACGAGCCCGTGGGTCGATTACCCATAGGTGTTCAACAAAAAGTTGAAATAGTTAAATCGCTCGTAACCGGGGCCGAGATCTTAATACTTGACGAGCCCACCAGCGTTCTAAACCCTATTGAAATAGAGGAATTGTTCAGGCTAATAAGAACTTTGCGTGAAAAACACGTATCTATCATTTTCATCTCACACAAGTTGAGAGAGATAAAGGAGTTAACGAATAGAGTAGTCGTGTTAAGGAAGGGGAGAATAGTAGGAGAGGCTGAAACAGCAAACATCGATGAATCAACTCTGGCAAAGATGATGATTGGAGAGGAGTTACACATGTTGAACCAAGCGGGTAAAACATCGTTGAACAATCGCTCCAAAGAAATCCTCGTTCTAGAAAATATTCAGGTGAAAGGCGACAAGGAGCAAAGCACTCTGAAGGGGATCTCGTTAAAAATACACTGCGGGGAAGTAGTAGGGGTTGTAGGCATACAAGGCAATGGTCAGAAAGAGTTGGCAGAGGCAATTATCGGGTTGAGGAAGCCAATTAAAGGTAGAATCTTGTTTGAAGACGAGGATATTACGGGCCTATCTGTTGAAGAAAGGTTGAAGAGAGGAATATCGTTTATACCAGAGTCGAGGAAAATAGGGCTTGTTGGCGAAATGGATGTATCTGCAAATGTCTTGCTTACAAATCACGTATTTTTGACGAACAGGTTCGGCATCATAATGACAAGAGAATTGGAGAACCTATCCGTTAAAGTGATGAAAGACTATGAAGTTTTGGCCGTAAGCCCAAGGGTTCTCGTTAAACACCTTAGCGGGGGTAATCAGCAAAAAATAATGACAGGGCGGGAGCTTGTTAAAAACCCAAAGTTGTTAATAGCCATGGAGCCCACCCAGGGGCTTGACGTTAAATCCACACAGCAGATAAGACAGCTTCTACTAGATCATAGAAACAAAGGGGGTGCCGTATTACTGATTTCTGCGGATCTTGAAGAACTATTATTATTAAGCGACAGATTAGTTGTAATGTTTAACGGCAGAATCACCGCTGAAGGAACGCCTAACGAGTTCACTGTGGAGAAGATAGGGTTGTGCATGGGGGGTTCTTGTTGA
- a CDS encoding BMP family lipoprotein — translation MRSIARTTLILLLVAIVIIAGIAIVLLGGFYPGGGQPTEETKVLVLFDVGGRGDLSFNDMAWLGAERAKKEFNIKVDYATPRSVADMENVLRSYSESGEYDLIVLVGFLWTDPLNKTADNYPNQKYALIDASTFVNRNNEVDILFKEQEVGSLIGVLASGMAKNLNASKVGAVAGMSIPPLWRFHIGYLFGIKYFELKTGYNVSLLWQYTNTFTDPQVGYNTALQMLQQGAVVLYGLAGYTHVGMMDAVVDWNKNQMGKAFAIGQDASQEWYAPEYIPLSGAKRVDVAVYTAIKMVVEKKWEPGIKVLGLAESGVGIWDLEGVRTFAEWASEVGKLKDYTVEEVVSIVNQTRTQYIDSATWAVYNELYQKIASGEIAFKDPVSIEEYNSIIDALINGDLNAALSKGSI, via the coding sequence ATGAGATCTATTGCCAGAACAACTCTAATTCTTCTACTTGTTGCAATAGTAATTATTGCCGGTATCGCAATAGTCCTGTTGGGGGGATTCTATCCAGGTGGGGGACAGCCTACTGAGGAAACGAAGGTTCTAGTCCTCTTCGATGTGGGTGGTAGGGGAGACCTAAGCTTCAACGACATGGCGTGGCTAGGAGCCGAGAGGGCTAAGAAGGAGTTTAATATCAAAGTTGACTATGCAACCCCTAGGTCTGTCGCCGACATGGAGAATGTCTTACGATCCTACTCCGAGTCCGGCGAGTACGACTTAATAGTTCTCGTTGGATTCTTATGGACTGATCCCCTTAACAAGACCGCCGACAATTACCCCAACCAGAAATACGCATTAATTGATGCCTCAACATTCGTGAACAGGAATAATGAAGTTGATATCCTGTTCAAGGAGCAGGAGGTTGGCTCACTGATAGGAGTTCTTGCATCGGGTATGGCGAAAAACCTTAATGCTAGCAAAGTTGGCGCTGTAGCAGGTATGAGCATACCGCCTCTCTGGAGATTCCACATCGGCTACCTCTTCGGCATAAAGTATTTTGAGTTGAAGACGGGCTACAACGTCAGCCTTTTATGGCAGTACACTAATACCTTCACGGATCCCCAGGTTGGCTATAATACTGCATTGCAGATGCTCCAACAAGGAGCTGTGGTATTATACGGGTTAGCTGGATACACACACGTGGGCATGATGGATGCTGTCGTAGACTGGAATAAGAATCAAATGGGGAAGGCGTTCGCCATAGGACAGGATGCAAGCCAGGAGTGGTATGCCCCTGAGTACATTCCACTTAGTGGTGCTAAAAGAGTGGATGTCGCAGTATACACCGCTATTAAGATGGTTGTCGAGAAGAAGTGGGAGCCCGGTATTAAAGTGCTAGGACTTGCAGAATCGGGTGTGGGAATATGGGACTTAGAAGGTGTGAGAACATTCGCAGAGTGGGCTAGTGAGGTTGGTAAATTAAAAGATTACACAGTGGAAGAGGTTGTCTCGATAGTGAACCAGACTAGAACACAATATATTGATTCAGCAACGTGGGCCGTCTATAACGAGCTCTACCAGAAGATTGCGAGCGGCGAGATAGCCTTTAAAGACCCTGTCAGTATCGAAGAATACAACAGCATAATAGATGCGTTGATCAATGGCGACTTAAACGCCGCGCTCTCCAAAGGTTCCATCTAA
- a CDS encoding sodium:solute symporter family protein, producing the protein MNSIHLIALLIYFTVGTIIAYTSRRMGVKSASDYYVAGGRMGALLAAGTYAATTYSAFMMVGLVGLTYQTGVGALGFELIYLVSTVTVLSTLGFRIWKLAKTRKWISPSQMIGDLYGSKTLAVAVAFLYLFAMIPYTVAQIQGLGVVFQVSGLEYVHGVILGTLIILLWIVLAGIWSVATTDLYQGILMLAGGIIFLSWTISTLVQEADISKVLETLGAQGFLGLSSFWSPQVFLAYTIPWVFFAVTNPQVVSRLYVHKDANSYKRSVALFSAYGFLYTLIAISVGIIARMLAIGGFIPGDLPRDSVTLSLLKLMTPGLSAVVSVSIMAAAISTANSIVLAVSSSVFKDILNREEKSLRAAFAINLVLTLIASGLALLKLGYIVDLSVLTSVFLLPLAPVTVLGVWRHGKLSTASRIAAILAIITGGGIGFYGFVTYGAAKTFTMSYLYLPISAWILITSTTILALGILVDGLRLKNKK; encoded by the coding sequence ATGAACTCCATTCATCTCATCGCCCTCCTAATATACTTCACCGTGGGAACAATCATAGCTTACACATCTAGGAGGATGGGTGTTAAATCAGCGTCCGATTACTACGTCGCGGGCGGAAGGATGGGGGCGTTATTGGCGGCAGGAACCTACGCGGCAACAACTTATAGCGCGTTCATGATGGTGGGGCTGGTAGGATTAACTTATCAAACCGGAGTAGGAGCTCTTGGTTTCGAGCTCATATATCTGGTTTCAACGGTAACCGTACTGTCCACACTAGGGTTTAGGATATGGAAGCTAGCGAAGACTAGGAAGTGGATTTCCCCATCACAAATGATAGGGGACTTATACGGTTCTAAGACGCTTGCGGTTGCAGTAGCCTTCTTGTATTTATTCGCGATGATACCCTACACTGTTGCACAGATTCAAGGCCTGGGCGTCGTATTTCAGGTAAGCGGTCTAGAGTATGTTCACGGCGTAATACTTGGAACACTAATAATTTTATTATGGATTGTTCTGGCAGGAATCTGGAGCGTTGCAACAACAGACCTCTATCAGGGAATATTAATGCTCGCGGGTGGAATAATTTTCTTATCCTGGACGATCTCCACGCTTGTGCAAGAGGCAGATATTTCTAAGGTTTTAGAAACTCTTGGGGCTCAAGGATTCCTAGGGCTATCTAGCTTCTGGAGCCCACAGGTCTTCCTGGCATACACTATTCCATGGGTGTTTTTCGCGGTAACCAATCCCCAGGTAGTGTCTAGGCTTTATGTTCACAAAGACGCCAATTCCTATAAAAGAAGCGTAGCATTATTCTCTGCCTACGGCTTCCTATACACCCTTATCGCAATATCAGTTGGAATAATTGCGAGAATGCTTGCCATCGGCGGTTTCATACCCGGCGACCTACCCAGGGATTCCGTGACACTGAGTCTTCTAAAACTAATGACCCCTGGTTTATCAGCTGTTGTAAGCGTCTCAATCATGGCGGCCGCTATCTCAACCGCTAACAGTATAGTTCTCGCAGTCTCGAGCTCGGTTTTCAAAGACATTCTAAACCGGGAGGAGAAATCGCTCAGAGCGGCATTCGCTATCAACCTCGTTCTAACTCTCATCGCTTCAGGGCTGGCTCTTTTAAAGCTTGGATACATTGTTGATTTGTCAGTCCTTACCTCCGTATTCTTGTTACCTTTAGCGCCTGTTACCGTACTGGGGGTGTGGAGACATGGAAAACTCTCCACGGCATCAAGGATTGCTGCCATCCTAGCGATTATCACAGGGGGAGGAATAGGGTTCTACGGGTTCGTAACCTATGGTGCAGCCAAGACGTTCACAATGTCGTATCTCTACCTTCCTATTTCGGCATGGATTCTCATAACATCTACAACAATACTTGCCCTAGGAATTCTTGTCGACGGATTAAGGTTAAAGAATAAAAAATGA